In one Phycisphaerae bacterium genomic region, the following are encoded:
- a CDS encoding FN3 associated domain-containing protein, which yields MRISLFSLLIAVFLASSVIAKLCPPDDLNNDCKVDWEDIRIFTDQWLNDIDIEEDCQQPGCADLDSNGKINLVDFSVLSNQWLNRGIPLVINEFMASNNSDSGIHDPLGDWDDWFEIYNFGDTPINLAGMYLTDNFGNPTKWQVPYGYPSQTTVPADGFVLFWADDETSEGPLHTSFKLSADGEEIGLFLDADTMVDGIIFGEQVPNISYGRYPDASDNLQFFAVPTPLADNNGTYYGFVHEIEVNHERGFYESAFNLLLTCDTNGAAIRYTLDGTEPSETIGTVYTPGVGIPITTTRCLRAIAYKAGDKPSRTTHTYIFIDDVAEQPTNPPGWPSDWGYCSECGDITPSDYEMDPRVVTSTLPGYSIRDALLDIPAFSISMNPDEFISDAIGLWANPQSTTEYKCSIEYIPLHGEGFQYDCKIENHGGSSRRPYRMQKHNLRLTFTSQYGPAKLNYPLFPDSPVEVFNQLLLRACFTDSWGLVSWGNTRYRPNDSQYTRDVWMKESLRDMGQPSSYGNYVNLYVNGLYFGVFNLTELVGDDFFAEHLGGEAEDWTVNKDFYTPDARWNAIMATDVSTLVGYTQALNYIDIENFADYMLLHFYADAEDWPSHNGFAAANAVSGDGKLRFFVWDQEIALDYHGRAAQRIDDSSGVGALFQKMRTSAEFRLLFADRFQKHCFNGGALNIANSQSRYLEVANMIDKAIVAESARWGDTRMKTPYGSAIDIPSDPNDPNNIFYPAPPHGPWPNYYFTREDSWIKERDCIINYYIPDIHNSNNSYALINLLRSKDLYPALDAPVFYVNGSQQHGGNVLTSDTLTITDSCSTATIYYTLDGSDPRVPGEVIPPDTILLVSDGAAKKARVPTGDIGTTWQGGSEPYDDANWTSGTSGVGYERESSYDPFIGIDVETAMYNINATCYIRIPFNIDPCDISQISSLTLRMRQDDGYVAYINGVEVKRVYFTGTPAWNSNSTSSSPEATSAWYSYGISDYINLLHPGSNILAIHGLNNSVTSTDFLICAELEAATSGSSTDPTISPSAIEYMGGFNINTNTTLKARAYIGSTQKWSALSEADYEVDN from the coding sequence ATGAGAATTTCGCTTTTTTCTCTGCTAATCGCTGTATTTTTGGCTAGTTCTGTCATTGCCAAATTATGCCCTCCAGACGACCTCAACAACGACTGCAAGGTCGATTGGGAGGATATTCGAATTTTCACAGACCAGTGGCTTAATGATATAGATATAGAAGAAGATTGTCAGCAGCCCGGCTGTGCCGACCTAGACAGTAATGGCAAAATTAATCTCGTCGATTTCTCGGTTCTGTCAAATCAATGGCTTAACCGCGGCATACCTCTGGTCATCAACGAATTTATGGCTTCTAACAACAGCGACAGCGGCATCCATGACCCATTGGGTGATTGGGATGACTGGTTCGAAATCTACAATTTCGGCGATACGCCAATAAACCTTGCCGGGATGTATCTGACGGATAACTTCGGTAACCCGACGAAGTGGCAGGTCCCTTATGGCTACCCGTCGCAAACAACTGTTCCCGCCGATGGTTTTGTCCTTTTCTGGGCCGATGATGAGACTAGCGAGGGGCCGCTGCACACCAGTTTCAAGCTGAGCGCAGACGGTGAAGAAATCGGGCTATTTCTCGATGCTGATACTATGGTTGACGGCATTATCTTCGGCGAACAAGTTCCCAATATTTCCTATGGCCGTTATCCAGATGCCAGTGATAACTTACAGTTTTTTGCTGTTCCAACTCCGCTGGCGGACAATAACGGAACATACTACGGTTTTGTTCATGAAATCGAGGTCAATCATGAGCGGGGTTTCTACGAAAGCGCCTTTAACTTGTTACTGACCTGTGATACTAATGGAGCTGCGATACGCTACACGTTGGATGGAACAGAACCAAGTGAAACAATTGGGACGGTTTACACCCCAGGCGTGGGAATCCCTATTACAACTACCAGGTGCCTGCGTGCCATAGCATATAAGGCAGGAGACAAGCCCAGCAGAACAACCCACACCTACATCTTCATCGACGACGTCGCCGAGCAGCCGACCAATCCGCCCGGCTGGCCGAGCGACTGGGGCTACTGCTCGGAGTGCGGCGATATTACGCCGTCCGACTACGAGATGGACCCGCGGGTCGTCACCAGCACGCTGCCGGGATATTCTATCCGCGATGCTCTGCTCGATATCCCTGCCTTTTCCATCTCGATGAATCCAGACGAATTCATCAGTGACGCCATCGGCCTTTGGGCCAATCCACAAAGCACCACGGAATACAAATGCTCGATAGAATATATCCCGCTACACGGCGAAGGATTCCAGTACGACTGCAAAATTGAAAATCACGGCGGGTCCAGCCGGCGCCCCTATCGCATGCAGAAACATAACCTTCGGCTCACTTTCACCAGCCAATACGGCCCGGCAAAGCTTAATTACCCGCTCTTTCCGGATTCTCCTGTGGAGGTATTCAACCAGCTGCTTCTTCGCGCCTGCTTTACCGATTCATGGGGCCTTGTCTCTTGGGGTAATACACGTTACCGTCCGAACGATTCTCAATACACCCGTGATGTCTGGATGAAGGAAAGCCTGCGCGATATGGGTCAGCCCTCCAGTTACGGAAACTACGTGAACCTCTACGTCAATGGGCTTTACTTCGGCGTCTTCAACCTCACCGAACTTGTGGGGGACGATTTCTTCGCTGAACACCTCGGAGGCGAAGCTGAAGACTGGACAGTCAATAAAGATTTCTACACCCCTGATGCCCGCTGGAACGCGATAATGGCTACCGACGTATCTACACTAGTAGGTTACACCCAGGCCCTGAATTACATCGACATCGAAAACTTCGCAGACTATATGCTTTTGCATTTCTATGCAGACGCCGAAGATTGGCCCAGCCACAACGGCTTTGCCGCCGCAAATGCCGTCAGCGGCGACGGCAAGTTGCGATTCTTCGTCTGGGACCAGGAGATAGCGCTCGATTACCACGGACGTGCCGCCCAGCGCATCGATGACAGCAGCGGGGTCGGCGCGCTTTTCCAGAAAATGCGCACCAGCGCGGAATTCCGGCTTCTCTTCGCCGACCGCTTCCAGAAACATTGCTTTAACGGTGGAGCGCTTAATATCGCCAACTCTCAAAGCCGCTACCTCGAAGTTGCCAATATGATAGATAAAGCTATAGTCGCCGAATCAGCACGCTGGGGTGACACCCGGATGAAAACTCCGTATGGAAGCGCTATTGACATACCAAGTGACCCGAATGATCCGAACAATATTTTCTACCCGGCGCCTCCGCATGGCCCCTGGCCAAACTATTACTTCACGCGGGAAGATTCTTGGATTAAAGAGCGCGACTGCATAATCAATTACTATATCCCTGACATTCACAATTCCAATAACTCTTACGCCCTAATCAATCTTCTGCGAAGCAAGGACCTTTATCCGGCCCTCGATGCCCCTGTTTTCTATGTCAATGGCTCTCAGCAGCATGGCGGTAATGTCTTAACCAGCGACACATTAACCATTACAGACTCGTGTAGCACAGCTACCATTTATTACACATTAGACGGCAGCGACCCAAGGGTTCCGGGCGAAGTTATTCCGCCGGATACAATCTTACTGGTTTCAGACGGCGCAGCCAAAAAAGCACGGGTTCCGACCGGCGATATCGGCACAACCTGGCAGGGCGGCAGTGAGCCATACGACGATGCGAACTGGACAAGCGGCACCAGCGGCGTCGGATACGAGAGAGAATCAAGCTACGACCCCTTCATTGGTATCGACGTCGAAACGGCTATGTATAACATCAACGCGACCTGTTATATCCGCATCCCGTTCAATATAGACCCCTGCGATATCAGTCAAATCTCCTCGCTTACGCTGCGTATGCGACAAGACGATGGCTACGTTGCATATATTAATGGTGTAGAGGTAAAACGAGTCTATTTCACCGGCACTCCGGCGTGGAACTCTAATAGCACGTCGTCGTCGCCCGAGGCAACATCCGCATGGTATTCTTATGGCATTTCGGACTACATAAATCTGCTGCATCCCGGCAGCAACATCCTGGCCATTCACGGCCTGAATAATTCTGTAACTAGTACAGATTTTCTTATTTGCGCCGAGTTGGAAGCCGCTACTAGCGGCAGTTCCACCGACCCGACTATCTCGCCCAGTGCGATTGAATACATGGGTGGTTTTAATATCAATACAAACACCACTCTAAAAGCCCGCGCTTACATAGGCAGCACACAAAAATGGAGCGCGCTTAGCGAGGCTGACTACGAAGTAGACAATTAA
- a CDS encoding prepilin-type N-terminal cleavage/methylation domain-containing protein produces the protein MSKRQETTGHKIKLRGFTLVELLVVMSIISMLMSILLPSLSRAMEAGKRTDCLSHLRQLTLAWYLYSMDNNDNLCSPDTYWNDSGGNYWVADGLDIPSNDTGNTEQAIAEGAMWCYTEETLGLYKCKSDRSNFLRSYSLCRGGNLAGISGPSSKMIFVGASSSWRWIHGSYFPIKKQYAGVRQWWSWDDPYHRQQITARHRGGCNASFADGHCEWWKWKDQRTVKFANREISAEEASVNNPDIERLLEALK, from the coding sequence ATGTCTAAGCGGCAGGAAACAACGGGTCATAAAATTAAACTGAGAGGATTTACTCTCGTCGAACTGCTTGTGGTCATGTCCATCATATCCATGTTAATGTCTATTCTTCTTCCGTCGTTAAGCAGAGCCATGGAAGCAGGCAAACGTACGGACTGCCTTTCACACTTGAGGCAGCTGACGCTGGCCTGGTATTTGTATTCTATGGATAACAACGATAATCTTTGTTCACCAGATACGTACTGGAATGATTCGGGGGGTAATTACTGGGTTGCTGATGGGTTGGATATACCAAGTAATGATACAGGCAATACCGAACAAGCTATCGCAGAAGGAGCGATGTGGTGTTATACCGAGGAGACTTTAGGCCTGTACAAGTGCAAAAGCGACCGGTCTAATTTTTTGCGGAGTTATTCCCTCTGCAGAGGTGGGAACTTGGCTGGTATTTCGGGACCTTCATCAAAGATGATTTTTGTTGGTGCAAGCAGCAGTTGGAGATGGATACATGGCAGCTACTTTCCTATAAAAAAGCAATATGCTGGAGTGCGGCAATGGTGGTCCTGGGATGACCCTTACCATCGACAGCAGATAACTGCAAGGCACCGTGGCGGTTGCAATGCGTCTTTCGCAGACGGTCACTGCGAGTGGTGGAAGTGGAAGGACCAGCGGACAGTCAAATTTGCAAATCGGGAAATATCAGCAGAAGAAGCTTCGGTTAATAACCCTGATATTGAACGTTTGCTTGAAGCGCTCAAGTAA
- a CDS encoding bifunctional oligoribonuclease/PAP phosphatase NrnA, with amino-acid sequence MIDNSDFQKAVELINKSKRVLLTTHTRPDGDGCGCIATIAETLTALGKNVKILLLSELPAWYDFLFEQKPETFSKETKMDSDLTIIVDTAAHNQLPGLDKYLKQSDKLILAIDHHVTNDGLGAVKLIDSSAAAAALIVFDLLKYAGWPITKKIAEALFVSVSTDTGWFQFDNTDSRAMKVCAELIDAGANPSRIYRNLYQHSSPQRFRLMVAMFNTLELHLDERFVMQHLSQADFKRTGAKLSDTENLIDECRRISSVEAAALFVEQADGQVKVSLRSRGAVDVCKIAAKFGGGGHKMAAGAHLPGPIENAKKLIFDAAAEQFK; translated from the coding sequence ATGATTGATAATTCGGATTTTCAAAAGGCGGTTGAATTAATTAATAAATCAAAGCGGGTTTTGCTGACGACGCATACTCGGCCGGACGGCGACGGGTGCGGGTGTATTGCAACGATTGCTGAAACGTTAACCGCTCTCGGCAAGAACGTAAAAATATTGCTACTCTCGGAATTGCCGGCGTGGTACGATTTTTTATTTGAGCAGAAGCCGGAAACGTTCAGCAAAGAAACAAAAATGGATTCCGATTTAACCATTATCGTCGATACTGCCGCTCATAACCAGCTGCCCGGATTAGACAAATATCTAAAACAATCAGATAAGCTGATTTTGGCGATAGACCACCACGTAACTAACGACGGCCTCGGCGCCGTCAAACTGATTGACAGCAGCGCTGCGGCTGCGGCACTAATCGTCTTTGATTTGTTGAAATACGCCGGCTGGCCAATTACGAAAAAAATAGCAGAAGCGCTCTTCGTGTCGGTCTCCACTGATACGGGCTGGTTTCAGTTCGATAATACCGACAGCAGGGCGATGAAGGTTTGTGCTGAGCTGATTGATGCCGGTGCAAATCCTTCACGGATATATCGCAATTTGTATCAACACTCTTCACCGCAGCGATTCAGGCTGATGGTGGCGATGTTCAATACGCTCGAACTGCACCTTGACGAGCGTTTCGTAATGCAGCATTTATCACAGGCTGATTTCAAACGAACGGGCGCGAAATTAAGCGATACGGAAAATCTGATTGATGAATGCCGGCGGATAAGCAGCGTCGAGGCAGCGGCTTTGTTTGTGGAACAAGCTGACGGGCAGGTGAAAGTTTCGCTGCGGAGCAGGGGGGCCGTCGATGTCTGCAAAATCGCCGCGAAATTCGGGGGCGGCGGACACAAAATGGCTGCGGGCGCTCATCTGCCGGGACCGATTGAAAACGCCAAAAAGCTCATTTTTGATGCTGCTGCGGAACAATTCAAGTAA
- a CDS encoding CNNM domain-containing protein: MFGYELVVIVLMLVFNAIFAAYEMGLASISRARITFLLSEKKKGAAEAAFMKDKMEASLATIQLGITMAGVAAAATGGAGVQETFVPYLQYSLNISVTVSRILAIVVLMIPLTFVIIIFGELVPKMMALNNKEWVVLRLSPVMKVLSQIAYPVVLVVEIIVKKVVGLLTRWGGIEPSSQRHWLHELRAAVSLARTSQLMGEREEKIVLAAAHLSTHLVRDIMMPAQDISTIYIGSSLPEALVKAHLDMHTRFPVCTKKDDPQSIEGYVNFKDVVSAMRVNPSDPTIRGISRPIKKVNEDMPLSRLLEEMIREKNHIVIVISGDGTIVGMVTLEDIIEELVGEIEDEFDRLPTHIHPCGSSCWVVGGGVSMGVVTFMVGLDWSGKFGDGKVPTVAEWCVQQVGPLKGGEVIESDGLKVVPRKFRRKKVSEAMVTVIGH; encoded by the coding sequence ATGTTCGGTTATGAGTTAGTAGTTATAGTACTGATGCTGGTTTTCAATGCTATTTTCGCAGCCTACGAGATGGGGCTTGCCTCTATATCCCGCGCCAGGATTACCTTTTTATTAAGTGAAAAGAAAAAAGGCGCAGCCGAAGCCGCCTTTATGAAGGACAAAATGGAGGCAAGCTTAGCTACCATCCAGCTCGGTATCACAATGGCAGGCGTTGCTGCCGCTGCGACCGGCGGAGCCGGCGTGCAGGAAACTTTTGTGCCTTACCTTCAGTACAGCTTAAACATCTCCGTAACCGTTTCTAGAATACTGGCAATAGTAGTACTGATGATACCTCTGACGTTTGTTATTATAATCTTCGGAGAGCTTGTGCCGAAAATGATGGCTTTAAACAATAAAGAATGGGTAGTGCTGAGACTTTCGCCCGTTATGAAAGTCCTTTCACAAATCGCTTACCCTGTTGTTTTGGTAGTCGAAATTATAGTGAAAAAAGTGGTAGGTCTGCTTACCCGGTGGGGCGGTATAGAACCAAGCAGCCAGAGACACTGGCTGCACGAGTTAAGGGCCGCAGTTTCGCTGGCCAGGACCTCACAACTTATGGGCGAGCGGGAAGAAAAGATAGTTTTAGCCGCCGCACATCTATCTACTCATCTGGTACGAGATATTATGATGCCGGCGCAGGATATATCGACGATTTATATCGGCAGCAGCCTGCCGGAGGCACTTGTCAAAGCACATCTCGATATGCACACAAGATTTCCCGTTTGTACGAAGAAAGATGACCCCCAAAGTATCGAGGGTTACGTCAACTTCAAGGATGTTGTATCGGCGATGAGGGTAAATCCATCCGATCCTACCATCAGAGGAATATCAAGGCCTATAAAAAAGGTCAATGAAGATATGCCTTTATCCCGGCTTCTGGAAGAGATGATACGGGAGAAAAATCATATAGTAATTGTTATATCCGGTGACGGAACCATAGTTGGAATGGTAACATTGGAAGATATTATCGAGGAACTCGTTGGCGAGATTGAAGATGAGTTTGACCGTTTACCCACGCATATTCATCCCTGCGGCTCGTCCTGCTGGGTTGTAGGGGGCGGCGTCTCGATGGGTGTAGTGACTTTCATGGTAGGGCTTGACTGGTCGGGTAAATTCGGCGACGGCAAGGTCCCAACTGTTGCTGAATGGTGTGTGCAGCAGGTAGGACCCCTTAAGGGTGGCGAAGTTATAGAAAGCGATGGCCTCAAAGTGGTACCGCGTAAATTCCGCAGAAAGAAGGTATCGGAAGCTATGGTGACCGTCATCGGACATTGA
- a CDS encoding bifunctional riboflavin kinase/FAD synthetase — protein MQIIKTESELEKTRAGAVLTIGNFDGVHTGHQAILSAAKRIAAQKQTELVVMTFQPHPLSVLNPKKVHGALMPPALKEHLLAELGVGTLFVAKSEPELLELAAEDFVERFIMKGIRPSAIVEGEDFNFGHKRAGSVHTLQKLTKAKGIEVIIVDAKKAKLASGQTVEVSSTVIRDMVTKGKVADAAILLSRPYRLIGNIVPGRGKGKELGFPTLNLKKPQQIIPDEGVYAGLVEIGDSEAQVCSTKEKIPAAFSIGRATTYGAGQSLLIEAHLLTDNAGQYTGRYMTMDFIERIRSQQKFETGKELAEQIGRDCQKAQQILCNVVV, from the coding sequence ATGCAAATTATAAAAACAGAATCTGAGCTTGAGAAAACCAGAGCTGGGGCAGTGCTGACCATTGGTAATTTCGATGGCGTGCATACCGGTCATCAGGCGATTCTATCTGCCGCCAAACGCATCGCAGCGCAAAAACAAACAGAATTAGTTGTAATGACATTTCAGCCGCATCCGCTCAGTGTCTTGAATCCCAAAAAGGTACACGGCGCCCTTATGCCGCCGGCGTTGAAAGAACATCTTCTTGCCGAGTTAGGCGTAGGAACGCTGTTTGTGGCAAAAAGTGAGCCGGAGCTTCTGGAACTTGCGGCGGAGGACTTCGTAGAGCGGTTTATTATGAAAGGAATTCGGCCGAGCGCTATCGTTGAGGGTGAGGATTTCAACTTCGGCCATAAGCGGGCAGGCTCCGTGCATACGCTGCAAAAACTCACAAAAGCAAAGGGCATCGAGGTGATTATAGTCGATGCTAAAAAGGCTAAGCTGGCAAGCGGCCAAACAGTTGAGGTCTCAAGCACGGTGATTCGTGATATGGTAACAAAAGGCAAAGTAGCGGACGCAGCAATTTTGTTAAGCAGACCATATCGACTTATCGGCAATATCGTGCCCGGCCGAGGCAAAGGCAAAGAACTGGGCTTTCCAACGCTGAATTTGAAAAAGCCGCAGCAGATTATCCCAGATGAAGGCGTATATGCGGGCCTGGTAGAAATCGGAGACAGCGAAGCTCAGGTCTGCTCAACAAAGGAAAAAATTCCCGCAGCTTTCAGTATCGGCAGAGCAACTACCTATGGGGCAGGTCAATCCTTACTTATAGAAGCACACCTGCTGACAGATAATGCTGGGCAGTATACCGGCCGATATATGACAATGGACTTTATCGAACGAATCCGCAGCCAGCAGAAATTTGAGACGGGAAAAGAGCTTGCCGAGCAAATTGGCAGGGACTGCCAAAAAGCACAGCAAATTTTATGTAATGTGGTGGTGTAA
- a CDS encoding transcriptional repressor, with product MRSQTKESVDNLLGSAKLRRTDQRRIILNILLNTKHPQTADEIMAAMSRKSANKVTVYRTLESMVGAGLVHKAFIRKRAEHFELADRCTDTQCHPHFTCTNCGATNCMVGVSIPLVKHIEEGFVIHRQQVHLEGLCPQCA from the coding sequence ATGAGGTCGCAGACAAAAGAGAGCGTCGACAATTTATTAGGCTCGGCGAAATTAAGGCGAACTGACCAGAGAAGAATAATTCTGAATATTTTATTGAATACTAAACACCCCCAAACAGCTGATGAAATTATGGCGGCGATGAGCAGGAAAAGTGCGAACAAAGTAACCGTGTATCGAACATTGGAAAGTATGGTCGGAGCGGGATTGGTGCATAAGGCATTTATTCGTAAAAGAGCGGAGCATTTCGAACTCGCTGACAGATGTACCGATACACAATGCCATCCGCACTTTACCTGCACAAACTGCGGTGCAACAAACTGTATGGTCGGAGTATCTATCCCGCTCGTTAAACACATAGAAGAGGGTTTCGTTATCCATCGTCAGCAGGTGCATCTTGAAGGTCTTTGCCCGCAGTGCGCTTGA
- a CDS encoding magnesium transporter CorA family protein, whose protein sequence is MLKRMYISDNGKLQDDDKAEPLVYVYTAPTDEEKKQLIEQYKIDEHTLNSSLDPDELSRLEFEPEHVAMIFKRPRHYAAEDNFLFKVASTGVFMFKDKLIIVTVDEAQLFEGRSFLRVQSIQDVVLKMINRSILHFLEHLKAINTLAGSIEQLISTSMENKYLLNLFTLEKSLVYYFNATNSNGVLIERLKNSTGKIGFSPENVEILDDLAIENNQCREQANIYSQVLASLMDARASIVANNLNIRIKMLTLLTLAIMLPTFVVSYFSMNVKIPLEASNPASFWIITALALLSTLAFVLFWWRRRL, encoded by the coding sequence ATGTTAAAACGAATGTATATATCCGACAATGGCAAGCTGCAGGACGATGACAAGGCAGAGCCGCTGGTATACGTTTATACAGCCCCGACGGACGAAGAGAAAAAACAGCTTATCGAGCAGTATAAAATTGACGAACATACGCTGAATTCCTCCTTGGACCCCGACGAGCTCTCACGCCTTGAGTTCGAACCGGAACACGTTGCTATGATTTTCAAGCGGCCGAGACATTATGCCGCAGAAGACAATTTCCTATTCAAGGTGGCTTCCACCGGCGTCTTTATGTTCAAGGATAAACTCATAATTGTGACTGTTGATGAGGCACAACTGTTTGAGGGCAGGTCTTTTTTGAGGGTACAGTCCATCCAGGACGTTGTCCTCAAAATGATTAACCGTTCAATACTTCACTTCCTTGAACACCTGAAGGCGATAAACACGCTTGCCGGCTCCATTGAGCAGTTGATAAGCACTTCAATGGAGAACAAGTATCTGCTAAATCTTTTTACACTTGAAAAAAGTCTGGTCTATTATTTCAACGCAACGAATTCAAATGGTGTCCTTATAGAAAGACTTAAGAATAGCACCGGCAAGATAGGTTTTAGTCCGGAAAACGTCGAGATTCTTGATGACCTTGCTATTGAGAACAACCAATGCCGCGAGCAGGCCAACATATATTCACAGGTGCTGGCAAGTCTGATGGACGCCAGGGCATCTATTGTCGCCAACAACTTGAACATCCGAATCAAAATGCTGACGCTGTTAACCCTTGCAATTATGCTGCCGACATTTGTGGTAAGTTACTTTTCAATGAATGTCAAGATACCGCTTGAGGCCAGTAATCCTGCGTCTTTCTGGATTATTACTGCCTTGGCGCTCTTATCAACCCTTGCTTTCGTACTTTTTTGGTGGAGGCGGCGATTGTAA
- a CDS encoding mannose-6-phosphate isomerase: MDLYPLKFQPIYKKRIWGGQKLREVFDKDIPPFERIGESWELADLPDDKSVIANGELVGQTLNSAIKKYPKEITGDINFEGPFPLLIKFIDAEDILSVQVHPDSKTCRRMGEGTPKTECWYIISAVPGAVIYKGLKEGVTKEEFSEAIKKGSVAELLVKVPVETGQCHFLPAGTAHSIGAGLLIAEIQTPSDTTYRVFDWNRVDETGKARPLHIAEALESINFDAAGVNLPVTTVGRLVDCEYFKIDKGHQAKGCETLLSPGRMKTLIILAGFGAILGADGSLVEFKAGDCLLVPAAYEGAMRFADDTQYLIVISQEKNE, translated from the coding sequence GTGGATTTGTATCCGTTAAAATTTCAACCGATTTACAAAAAGCGAATATGGGGCGGACAGAAGCTGCGGGAAGTATTCGACAAGGATATTCCGCCTTTTGAGAGAATCGGCGAGAGCTGGGAACTGGCCGATTTACCGGATGATAAATCCGTAATCGCCAACGGCGAACTGGTCGGCCAAACTCTTAACTCCGCAATCAAAAAATATCCGAAAGAAATAACGGGTGACATAAATTTTGAAGGCCCTTTTCCGCTGCTGATTAAATTCATCGATGCCGAGGACATCTTGAGCGTGCAGGTCCACCCCGATTCTAAAACCTGCCGGCGAATGGGCGAAGGAACCCCCAAAACTGAGTGCTGGTATATCATATCCGCTGTGCCGGGCGCCGTGATTTATAAAGGGCTCAAAGAAGGTGTAACAAAAGAGGAATTTTCCGAAGCGATAAAAAAGGGCAGCGTTGCTGAATTGTTGGTAAAGGTGCCTGTTGAGACCGGCCAGTGTCATTTCCTTCCGGCCGGTACAGCCCACAGCATCGGGGCAGGTCTCCTGATAGCCGAGATTCAAACGCCGTCAGATACGACGTATCGCGTTTTTGACTGGAACAGAGTCGACGAAACGGGCAAAGCCAGACCATTGCACATCGCCGAAGCGTTGGAAAGCATTAACTTTGACGCTGCTGGTGTTAATCTTCCTGTAACAACGGTGGGTCGATTGGTTGATTGCGAATATTTCAAAATAGATAAAGGACATCAGGCCAAAGGCTGCGAGACGCTTCTTTCGCCCGGCAGAATGAAAACGCTGATTATTTTAGCCGGCTTTGGAGCGATTCTGGGAGCCGATGGAAGTTTAGTCGAATTCAAGGCAGGCGATTGTCTGCTTGTGCCTGCTGCTTATGAAGGAGCGATGCGATTCGCCGACGATACTCAATACTTGATAGTAATCTCACAGGAAAAAAATGAATAG
- a CDS encoding glycosyltransferase: MNSSKTAGDGLRFSNIRLGIVCPMANERPTAVEFVNAVLGQCKGFKSVMFFVVFDNACKDGTVDLLKELQNKLPQLKVIWAPEDRCVVDAYVRGYREALNADCDWILEIDASFSHHPSQIPQFFDKMAEGFDCVFGSRFCKGGKFTEAPLSRYFISYAGSAMTNLLLGTKLKDMTSGFEMFTNAALRKVLEKGISSRGHFFQTEIKTYCRNMRIVEVPIHYRAPSQNVNFAVIIDAFSNLFRLFRRRLTGNL, from the coding sequence ATGAATAGTTCCAAAACAGCCGGTGACGGCCTTCGGTTTTCTAATATACGCCTGGGAATTGTTTGCCCGATGGCCAATGAACGACCTACCGCTGTAGAATTCGTAAACGCGGTATTGGGACAGTGCAAAGGTTTCAAATCTGTGATGTTTTTCGTCGTCTTTGATAATGCCTGCAAAGATGGCACTGTAGATTTACTCAAAGAGCTGCAGAATAAATTACCCCAACTTAAAGTAATCTGGGCCCCTGAAGATAGGTGTGTTGTGGATGCTTATGTCAGAGGATACAGAGAAGCCTTGAATGCTGATTGCGATTGGATATTGGAGATTGATGCGAGCTTTAGCCACCATCCTTCGCAAATCCCACAATTTTTTGATAAAATGGCCGAGGGCTTCGACTGTGTTTTCGGCAGCCGTTTTTGTAAAGGCGGAAAATTTACAGAGGCCCCGTTAAGCCGTTATTTTATAAGTTATGCAGGCAGTGCCATGACGAATCTTTTGCTCGGCACCAAACTCAAAGATATGACCAGCGGCTTCGAGATGTTCACCAACGCTGCCTTGCGAAAAGTCTTGGAAAAGGGAATTAGCTCCCGCGGGCACTTTTTCCAGACTGAAATCAAAACATATTGCCGAAATATGCGTATAGTCGAGGTACCGATACATTATCGCGCACCCAGCCAAAACGTAAATTTTGCGGTTATTATTGATGCTTTTAGCAATTTATTTCGATTATTTAGAAGACGTCTCACAGGTAATTTGTAA